A single Nicotiana tabacum cultivar K326 chromosome 5, ASM71507v2, whole genome shotgun sequence DNA region contains:
- the LOC107812441 gene encoding uncharacterized protein LOC107812441, which translates to MATTSLKTPTTTLRPPSTAVSAYAVKPNCITFLSYSHRIREQTPLVPRRCRIHHSANAIAQLPHRLVEKFVVFASNGDATEAAQTETKEPEQEVQESEQEENVDGAAAEDAPDEGDNTATDETASFIATSLQLYRDALANNDDSKVAEIEISLKSIENEKIELQRKVASLTEELSSERDRVLRISADFDNFRKRTERERLSLVTNAQGEVVEKLLSVLDNFERAKMQIKVATEGEEKINNSYQSISKQFGEILGYLGVETVETVGKPFDPLLHEAIMREDSEEFEEGVVLEEYRKGFKLGDRLLRPSMVKVSAGPGPAKPETAEPKEEQNKVEEKNEEGTAETAGDEGTGEGGN; encoded by the exons ATGGCCACCACTTCTCTTAAAACTCCCACCACTACCTTGAGGCCGCCGTCGACCGCCGTCAGCGCCTACGCGGTGAAACCCAATTGTATCACTTTCTTATCCTACTCACACCGCATACGGGAGCAGACTCCACTAGTTCCCCGACGGTGTCGTATTCACCACTCCGCTAACGCAATTGCTCAGCTGCCGCACCGGTTGGTTGAGAAATTTGTAGTCTTTGCTTCAAATGGGGATGCTACTGAGGCCGCTCAAACTGAGACTAAGGAACCTGAGCAGGAGGTACAAGAATCCGAGCAGGAG GAGAATGTAGATGGTGCTGCTGCTGAAGATGCTCCGGATGAGGGTGACAACACAGCTACAGATGAAACTGCATCATTCATTGCAACTTCATTGCAGTTGTACAGAGATGCTTTAGCAAATAATGACGATTCAAAAGTTGCAGAGATAGAAATTTCCCTCAAGTccatagaaaatgaaaaaattgaacttCAGAGAAAAGTAGCCTCCTTGACTGAAGAACTGTCAAGTGAGAGGGACCGGGTTCTTAGAATCAGCGCTGACTTCGACAATTTCCGTAAGAGAACAGAGAGAGAAAGACTTTCTCTTGTGACTAATGCACAAGGGGAAGTTGTCGAGAAACTTCTATCTGTTCTGGACAATTTTGAGAGAGCGAAAATGCAAATCAAGGTGGCAACAGAGGGAGAAGAGAAAATTAATAATAGTTATCAGAGCATTTCTAAACAATTTGGGGAAATCCTTGGATATCTTGGTGTTGAGACTGTGGAGACAGTTGGGAAGCCATTCGACCCTTTG CTGCACGAAGCTATAATGCGTGAGGATTCAGAAGAATTTGAAGAAGGTGTTGTATTAGAAGAATATCGCAAAGGTTTCAAACTTGGAGACAGACTCTTACGTCCTTCAATGGTGAAGGTGTCGGCTGGCCCTGGGCCGGCAAAGCCAGAGACAGCTGAGCCTAAAGAAGAGCAAAACAAAGTCGAGGAGAAGAATGAGGAAGGTACTGCTGAAACAGCAGGTGATGAAGGGACAGGTGAAGGAGGTAACTAA